From one Halosimplex rubrum genomic stretch:
- a CDS encoding DUF7331 family protein, with product MATNETRSETSRYDELEIANGDIVIYDVDNHRAWIQSDETVTGDEIA from the coding sequence ATGGCAACCAACGAAACTCGCTCCGAGACGAGCCGCTACGACGAACTCGAGATCGCGAACGGTGACATCGTCATCTACGATGTCGACAACCACCGCGCGTGGATCCAGTCGGACGAAACAGTAACCGGTGACGAGATAGCCTGA
- the nreA gene encoding DNA repair protein NreA → MRLDDFIEDFQRDEAAEKRRLAEEKSYEITEYLDDVEREFQQAVQGDSMFGSTAPEVFVGRSGYPDVSTGVLSPMGGDADAADFATSGDWYQQGYQIDDVLQRRTGMLNSTRSAKVDVSDVWDGFVGTQREVAIADHPVDVEVGLDGTPDIDISLDDISTPTGPRARATNADLAENPHVPRPVEKTLEDDDWAAEGAMTYLYRRGFDVYDINTILSAGALGQGHNRKLVPTRWSITAVDDTVGKFLRGGLQHSDTVDEVSVWTNEYMGNRYWVILAPGNWEFELVEMKAPESVWNPAAGDYYLSSAHEGWEGRTGYVEETAGAYYASRLAVLEHLQERDRQAKALVLREVTDDYWAPVGVWQVREGVRHAFDGEHGVAESFRGALRGVLPQVPVPLGRLRRKSNLVAGLQTSITDF, encoded by the coding sequence ATGCGCCTCGACGACTTCATCGAGGACTTCCAGCGCGACGAGGCCGCCGAGAAGCGCCGGCTGGCCGAGGAGAAGTCCTACGAGATCACGGAGTACCTCGACGACGTGGAGCGGGAGTTCCAGCAGGCCGTCCAGGGCGACTCGATGTTCGGCTCGACGGCACCGGAAGTGTTCGTCGGCCGGTCGGGCTACCCGGACGTGTCGACGGGCGTGCTCTCGCCGATGGGCGGCGACGCCGACGCCGCGGACTTCGCGACCAGCGGCGACTGGTACCAGCAAGGATACCAGATCGACGACGTGCTCCAGCGGCGGACGGGGATGCTCAACTCGACGCGGTCGGCGAAGGTCGACGTGTCGGACGTGTGGGACGGCTTCGTCGGCACCCAGCGGGAGGTCGCCATCGCCGACCACCCCGTCGACGTGGAGGTCGGCCTCGACGGGACGCCCGATATCGACATCTCGCTCGACGACATCTCGACGCCGACCGGCCCGCGCGCCAGGGCGACGAACGCCGACCTGGCGGAGAACCCCCACGTGCCGCGCCCGGTCGAGAAGACCCTGGAGGACGACGACTGGGCCGCCGAGGGGGCGATGACCTACCTGTATCGGCGCGGGTTCGACGTGTACGACATCAACACGATCCTCTCGGCGGGCGCGCTGGGCCAGGGTCACAACCGCAAGCTCGTGCCGACGCGGTGGTCGATCACCGCCGTCGACGACACCGTCGGCAAGTTCCTGCGCGGCGGGCTCCAACACAGCGACACCGTCGACGAGGTGTCGGTGTGGACAAACGAGTACATGGGCAACCGCTACTGGGTGATCCTCGCGCCCGGCAACTGGGAGTTCGAGCTCGTCGAGATGAAGGCGCCCGAGAGCGTCTGGAACCCCGCAGCGGGCGACTACTACCTCTCCAGCGCCCACGAGGGCTGGGAGGGCCGGACGGGGTACGTCGAGGAGACCGCCGGCGCCTACTACGCCTCCCGGCTGGCGGTGCTCGAACACCTGCAGGAGCGCGACCGGCAGGCCAAGGCGCTCGTGTTGCGGGAGGTCACCGACGACTACTGGGCGCCGGTGGGCGTCTGGCAGGTCCGCGAGGGCGTCCGCCACGCCTTCGACGGCGAACACGGCGTCGCCGAGAGCTTCCGCGGCGCGCTCCGTGGGGTGCTTCCGCAGGTCCCGGTCCCGCTGGGCCGGCTCCGCCGGAAGTCCAACCTCGTCGCCGGCCTCCAGACCTCGATCACCGACTTCTGA
- a CDS encoding M48 family metalloprotease gives MSLTRRLDRAVGLPAAYRLVDAALVGLLVAALAVCYATGMAPTGVAAVALAAFGLEFGVSRVVTDGLLRGLELADEAPPRLRRIAAEMAAELGVAEPSVVVDRESAGGMNVLGDGDRTVLVAAAPLAERLADAALRAVVAHELAHRSLGHLHRVPLRAAVTHTVGLAAFWLVALRHLPPQVAAVAGGVFLVAGVARSNDINFLLYVLASAGVVVLVQALAARASRLEECHADDVAVAATSATDFCTGLYAVGALGDADDAVAGGSPFGARRTRLERLTAEHPSIESRLARYGHVPDEVAEGAGVERPADD, from the coding sequence GTGTCGCTGACCCGACGACTCGACCGCGCTGTCGGCCTGCCGGCGGCCTACCGGCTGGTCGACGCGGCGCTCGTGGGGCTGCTGGTCGCCGCGCTGGCGGTCTGCTACGCCACCGGCATGGCGCCGACCGGCGTGGCGGCGGTCGCGCTGGCGGCCTTCGGGCTGGAGTTCGGGGTGAGCCGCGTCGTCACCGACGGCCTCCTCCGCGGGCTCGAACTGGCCGACGAGGCGCCGCCGCGGCTCCGGCGGATCGCGGCCGAGATGGCCGCCGAGTTGGGCGTCGCCGAGCCCTCGGTGGTCGTCGACCGCGAGAGCGCCGGCGGGATGAACGTCCTCGGCGACGGCGACCGCACGGTCCTCGTCGCCGCCGCCCCGCTCGCCGAGCGCCTCGCCGACGCCGCGCTCCGGGCGGTCGTCGCCCACGAGCTCGCCCACCGCTCGCTCGGCCACCTCCACCGGGTTCCGCTCCGGGCGGCCGTCACCCACACGGTCGGGCTGGCGGCGTTCTGGCTCGTCGCGCTTCGGCACCTCCCGCCGCAGGTCGCCGCCGTCGCGGGCGGGGTCTTCCTCGTCGCCGGCGTCGCCCGGTCGAACGACATCAACTTCCTGCTGTACGTCCTCGCCAGCGCCGGCGTCGTGGTCCTCGTGCAGGCGCTGGCGGCCCGGGCGAGCCGGCTGGAGGAGTGTCACGCCGACGACGTGGCCGTCGCCGCGACGAGCGCGACCGACTTCTGCACCGGGCTCTACGCCGTCGGCGCGCTCGGCGACGCCGACGACGCCGTCGCCGGCGGCAGCCCCTTCGGTGCGCGCCGGACGCGGCTGGAGCGGTTGACGGCCGAACACCCGTCGATCGAGTCGCGGCTGGCCCGGTACGGGCACGTCCCCGACGAGGTTGCCGAGGGCGCGGGGGTGGAGCGGCCGGCGGACGACTGA
- the rnhA gene encoding ribonuclease HI: MPTVECDVAAARQRLEEAGVEVESGNTDHERWRASRGDATAVAYDDKVVIQGANPADLEGLVREGGGRAHVYFDGACRGNPGPSSVGWVIVGGDGIVAEGGHTIGRATNNQAEYEALIEGVSVARDYGLDEVDVRGDSELIVKQVRGEWDTNDPELREYRVTVRELLTDFESWSLEHVPREINDRADELANEALDQA; encoded by the coding sequence ATGCCGACAGTCGAGTGCGACGTAGCGGCGGCCCGCCAGCGGCTCGAAGAGGCGGGCGTCGAGGTCGAGTCGGGGAACACGGACCACGAGCGCTGGCGCGCCAGCCGCGGCGACGCGACCGCCGTCGCCTACGACGACAAGGTCGTGATCCAGGGCGCCAACCCGGCGGATCTGGAAGGACTGGTCCGCGAGGGCGGCGGCCGGGCGCACGTCTACTTCGACGGCGCCTGCCGCGGCAACCCCGGCCCGTCGTCGGTGGGCTGGGTGATCGTCGGCGGCGACGGGATCGTCGCCGAGGGCGGCCACACCATCGGCCGGGCGACGAACAACCAGGCCGAGTACGAGGCGCTCATCGAGGGCGTCAGCGTCGCCCGCGACTACGGCCTCGACGAGGTCGACGTGCGCGGCGACTCCGAACTCATCGTCAAGCAGGTCCGCGGCGAGTGGGACACGAACGACCCGGAGCTCCGGGAGTACCGCGTCACCGTTCGCGAGCTGCTGACCGACTTCGAGTCGTGGTCGCTCGAACACGTTCCGCGGGAGATAAACGACCGCGCGGACGAACTCGCCAACGAGGCGCTCGACCAGGCCTGA
- a CDS encoding DUF7108 family protein — MPDETPDPSEAPDVLTDDEGEPDDLPPETVVDEAERLTKLAREAVVDEEAAAYRVDRDERLADHDYTARVREDDTRDVLVLHPEEWVEDGEIRTERIEAVDRGIEIPLSGPGEGDDWQEIDDYNRDVVADVRETHGEDHAANVGALADFVGNHYAKPIHDATADELSEFLTEYYPRNAWPTAAQRDIVEKSVRVAFSVADERCPLGE; from the coding sequence ATGCCCGACGAGACACCGGACCCCAGCGAAGCGCCCGACGTACTGACCGACGACGAGGGCGAGCCCGACGACCTCCCGCCCGAGACCGTCGTCGACGAGGCCGAGCGACTGACGAAACTGGCCAGGGAGGCGGTCGTCGACGAGGAGGCCGCCGCCTACCGCGTCGACCGCGACGAGCGACTCGCCGACCACGACTACACCGCCCGCGTCCGCGAGGACGACACTCGCGACGTGCTCGTGCTCCACCCCGAGGAGTGGGTCGAGGACGGCGAGATCAGGACCGAACGGATCGAGGCGGTCGACCGCGGGATCGAGATCCCGCTGTCGGGACCCGGCGAGGGCGACGACTGGCAGGAGATCGACGACTACAACCGCGACGTCGTCGCCGACGTGCGCGAGACCCACGGCGAGGACCACGCCGCGAACGTCGGGGCGCTCGCCGACTTCGTGGGCAACCACTACGCCAAACCCATCCACGACGCGACGGCCGATGAGCTCTCGGAGTTCCTGACGGAGTACTACCCGCGCAACGCCTGGCCGACGGCTGCCCAGCGCGATATCGTCGAAAAATCCGTTCGGGTCGCCTTTTCGGTCGCGGACGAGCGGTGTCCGCTGGGCGAGTGA
- a CDS encoding PadR family transcriptional regulator: MSEAQSVTDTPGIARELTAFQQNILVILGEEPRYGLAIKRELEDYYDDEVNHGRLYPNLDDLVEMGLVEKSELDKRTNQYALTDEGYETVLDQLSWEFSKLVTSGDRADDLRELVDAAQE, from the coding sequence ATGTCAGAGGCACAATCGGTGACTGACACTCCCGGAATCGCACGCGAGCTAACCGCGTTCCAGCAGAACATCCTCGTCATCCTCGGCGAAGAGCCCCGATACGGGCTCGCTATCAAACGTGAACTCGAAGACTACTACGACGACGAGGTCAACCACGGCCGACTCTACCCCAACCTCGACGACCTCGTCGAGATGGGCCTGGTCGAGAAGAGCGAACTCGACAAGCGCACCAACCAGTACGCCCTGACCGACGAGGGCTACGAGACGGTGCTCGACCAGCTCTCCTGGGAGTTCTCGAAGCTCGTCACGAGCGGCGACCGCGCCGACGACCTGCGCGAGCTCGTCGACGCCGCCCAGGAGTAA
- a CDS encoding inorganic diphosphatase: MSNLWEDLETGPNPPEEIYAVVECLKGERNKYEYDKDIPGVVLDRVLHSNVHYPSDYGFIPQSYYDDEDPFDVLVLVEDQTFPGCVIEARPVALMKMDDDGEQDDKVIAVPSEDPRYDHIEDLDDIPQQQLDEIDEFFATYKNLEEGKEVETLGWEDKQSAYDAIEHAQDLYEEAFQ; the protein is encoded by the coding sequence ATGTCGAACCTCTGGGAAGACCTCGAGACGGGACCGAACCCGCCCGAGGAGATCTACGCAGTAGTCGAGTGCCTGAAAGGCGAGCGCAACAAGTACGAGTACGACAAGGACATCCCCGGCGTCGTCCTCGACCGCGTGCTCCACTCGAACGTCCACTACCCCTCCGACTACGGGTTCATCCCGCAGTCGTACTACGACGACGAGGACCCCTTCGACGTGCTCGTCCTCGTCGAGGACCAGACGTTCCCCGGCTGCGTCATCGAGGCCCGCCCGGTCGCCCTGATGAAGATGGACGACGACGGCGAGCAGGACGACAAGGTCATCGCCGTCCCCAGCGAGGACCCGCGCTACGACCACATCGAGGACCTCGACGACATCCCCCAGCAGCAACTCGACGAGATCGACGAGTTCTTCGCGACCTACAAGAACCTCGAAGAGGGCAAGGAAGTCGAGACCCTGGGCTGGGAGGACAAGCAGTCCGCCTACGACGCCATCGAACACGCCCAGGACCTCTACGAGGAAGCGTTCCAGTAG
- a CDS encoding DoxX family protein produces the protein MATNTANPLADEFAFDIGGPVATYWVALLRVITGWYFFHAGVTKIIESGLSYGGATGYLQGMTGTALGPIPVWMAENLAWLVEPGVPLFETLIGLGIMFGALTRLAAFGGAIFMTLFWVGNGGFGHGLVTGDFQTLLIFVTLAALAAGRYYGLDAILEQTKLVERHPKLKYLLG, from the coding sequence ATGGCAACCAACACGGCGAACCCACTGGCCGACGAGTTCGCGTTCGACATCGGCGGCCCGGTCGCGACGTACTGGGTCGCGCTGCTCCGCGTGATCACCGGGTGGTACTTCTTCCACGCCGGCGTGACGAAGATCATCGAGAGCGGGCTCAGCTACGGCGGCGCGACGGGCTACCTGCAGGGTATGACCGGCACGGCGCTGGGGCCGATCCCGGTGTGGATGGCCGAGAACCTGGCCTGGCTGGTCGAGCCCGGCGTTCCGCTGTTCGAGACGCTCATCGGCCTGGGGATCATGTTCGGCGCCCTGACGCGGCTGGCCGCGTTCGGCGGGGCCATCTTCATGACCCTGTTCTGGGTCGGCAACGGCGGCTTCGGGCACGGACTCGTGACGGGGGACTTCCAGACCCTGCTCATCTTCGTGACCCTCGCGGCGCTGGCCGCCGGCCGGTACTACGGCCTGGACGCCATCCTCGAGCAGACCAAGCTCGTCGAACGGCACCCGAAACTCAAATACCTGCTCGGCTGA
- a CDS encoding DUF7139 domain-containing protein: MASLTQVYEGHLRTVTTSRRFYAGAALFGAGAAMVVASIVVSTTDVGASLGFDRIAARTLAGTLAGLGLPATFLGVFAVLPAGRTTRAASVIGASVAVLGVALFRVAYPDQWFGAGDPLGAAAVVVYFFGAMVTLTCLFAGLATFKTRNDPGGTARMEITEEGNLRLVEDAEPAGGFGSVGLFGKEPQGEVRTQTNRDEPPSSEPTNHGRDAEILADAAGGRSSPPDPSGAAADGGSATVENGGGDAGPQNGEFTDAEFVEAASERGRPDAYCGNCAHFEYVKVDEKITPYCGLHEELMEDMDACDEWSEAN, encoded by the coding sequence ATGGCAAGCCTGACCCAAGTGTACGAGGGGCACCTGCGGACGGTGACGACCTCTCGTCGGTTCTACGCGGGGGCGGCGCTCTTCGGGGCGGGCGCGGCGATGGTCGTCGCGAGCATCGTCGTCTCGACGACGGATGTCGGGGCATCGCTCGGGTTCGACCGCATCGCGGCGCGGACGCTCGCCGGCACGCTGGCCGGCCTCGGCCTCCCGGCCACGTTCCTCGGGGTGTTCGCCGTCCTCCCGGCGGGGCGGACCACCCGCGCCGCCTCGGTCATCGGCGCCAGCGTCGCCGTCCTCGGCGTCGCGCTCTTCCGGGTCGCATACCCCGACCAGTGGTTCGGCGCCGGCGACCCGCTCGGGGCCGCGGCCGTCGTCGTCTACTTCTTCGGCGCGATGGTCACTCTGACCTGCCTGTTCGCCGGCCTCGCGACGTTCAAGACCCGCAACGACCCCGGCGGCACCGCTCGCATGGAGATCACCGAGGAGGGCAACCTCCGCCTCGTCGAGGACGCCGAGCCCGCCGGCGGCTTCGGCTCCGTCGGGCTGTTCGGCAAGGAGCCCCAGGGCGAGGTCCGAACGCAGACCAACCGCGACGAGCCGCCGAGTTCCGAGCCGACGAACCACGGCCGGGACGCCGAGATCCTGGCCGACGCCGCCGGTGGCCGGTCGAGTCCTCCCGATCCCTCCGGCGCCGCCGCGGACGGCGGCTCCGCGACGGTCGAGAACGGCGGCGGTGACGCCGGTCCGCAGAACGGCGAGTTCACCGACGCCGAGTTCGTCGAGGCCGCAAGCGAGCGCGGCCGTCCCGACGCCTACTGCGGCAACTGCGCCCACTTCGAGTACGTCAAGGTCGACGAGAAGATCACGCCCTACTGCGGGCTCCACGAGGAACTCATGGAGGACATGGACGCCTGCGACGAGTGGTCCGAGGCGAACTAG
- a CDS encoding transcription factor S, which translates to MKFCDECGSMMKTEGDDWVCGSCGYEESRNEAEEAKTAVTTQGQEETEVIDTSDVSAEDMGPTTEARCPECGNDQAFWEMKQIRAADESETRFFTCTECEHKWREDDH; encoded by the coding sequence ATGAAGTTCTGCGACGAATGCGGTTCGATGATGAAAACCGAGGGGGACGACTGGGTCTGTGGCAGTTGCGGCTACGAGGAGTCGCGTAACGAGGCCGAGGAGGCCAAGACCGCCGTCACGACACAGGGACAGGAAGAGACCGAGGTCATCGACACTTCCGACGTGAGCGCCGAGGACATGGGGCCGACGACCGAGGCCCGCTGCCCGGAGTGTGGCAACGACCAGGCGTTCTGGGAGATGAAACAGATCCGCGCGGCCGACGAGAGCGAGACGCGCTTTTTCACCTGCACCGAGTGCGAGCACAAGTGGCGCGAGGACGACCACTGA
- a CDS encoding methyltransferase domain-containing protein: protein MSLLFVHEAESREYLLTPGETLECDLGVLEVPEDVEPGEIVESHIGEPFTARKLRGPDLFNHFERTGAPMMPRDIGLIVGHTGVSGEDEILDAGTGTGVLSAYLARCGASVTTFERDPEFAEVARENMELAGVADRVDVRTGDVTDQLGDLDRYDVVTLDTEDAPTMVERTPNLLRDGGYVAVYSPFVEGTRDAVAAAHEVGLAEVETLETIQREMDFDDRGSRPSTAGVGHTGYLTFARRV, encoded by the coding sequence GTGAGCCTGCTGTTCGTCCACGAGGCCGAGAGCCGCGAGTACCTGCTGACGCCGGGCGAGACGCTCGAATGCGACCTGGGCGTGCTGGAGGTGCCCGAGGACGTGGAACCGGGCGAGATCGTCGAGAGTCACATCGGCGAGCCGTTCACCGCGCGGAAGCTCCGCGGGCCGGACCTGTTCAACCACTTCGAGCGGACCGGCGCGCCGATGATGCCCCGCGACATCGGTCTCATCGTCGGCCACACCGGCGTCTCGGGCGAGGACGAGATCCTCGACGCCGGCACCGGGACGGGCGTGCTGTCCGCGTACCTCGCCCGCTGTGGCGCGTCGGTGACGACCTTCGAGCGCGACCCCGAGTTCGCCGAGGTGGCGCGCGAGAACATGGAACTGGCCGGCGTGGCCGACCGCGTGGACGTTCGCACGGGCGACGTGACCGACCAACTGGGCGACCTGGACCGGTACGACGTGGTGACGCTCGACACCGAGGACGCGCCGACGATGGTCGAGCGGACCCCCAACCTGCTCCGCGACGGCGGCTACGTCGCGGTGTACTCGCCGTTCGTCGAGGGGACGCGCGACGCCGTCGCCGCCGCTCACGAGGTCGGGCTCGCCGAGGTCGAGACGCTGGAGACGATCCAGCGCGAGATGGACTTCGACGACCGCGGCTCCCGGCCGTCGACGGCGGGCGTCGGCCACACCGGCTACCTCACCTTCGCGCGCCGAGTGTAG
- a CDS encoding nascent polypeptide-associated complex protein encodes MFPGGGGMNDRKMQQMMKQMGIDMTDLDAEEVVIRTPDEELVFTDADVQRMDAQGQQTYTIVGEPESHERGEGASGSDDPVIEESDDDGGPAEIPDEDVELVATRAGASEGDAREALEGTNGDLAAAIERLE; translated from the coding sequence ATGTTCCCAGGAGGCGGCGGCATGAACGACCGCAAGATGCAGCAGATGATGAAGCAGATGGGCATCGACATGACCGACCTCGACGCCGAGGAAGTCGTCATCCGGACGCCCGACGAAGAGCTCGTCTTCACCGACGCGGACGTCCAGCGGATGGACGCCCAGGGCCAGCAGACCTACACCATCGTCGGCGAGCCCGAGTCCCACGAGCGCGGTGAGGGCGCGAGCGGGAGCGACGACCCGGTCATCGAGGAGAGCGACGACGACGGCGGTCCGGCCGAGATCCCCGACGAGGACGTGGAGCTGGTCGCGACGCGAGCGGGCGCGAGCGAGGGCGACGCGCGCGAGGCGCTGGAGGGGACGAACGGCGACCTGGCGGCGGCCATCGAGCGGTTAGAGTGA
- a CDS encoding Nmad3 family putative nucleotide modification protein translates to MTVVLCGVGADTGNVRPVPGVDAEGRFEYVPIPEKGATAETATYGSLDCRHGEGTLADLLDGVRPGSDGEWVTEPAAIRDCSVHRDPNFEALTYGEHRPGYVAKLRELDPGDVVAFYGGFPGPDSEYKHRYLFGYFTVAEPPVVLDPETDRADVEATLAEHPDNAHAKRFARHGDLYYHDPAFTDRPRPVVIVPGEAPGGVLDRAIRLSDRRRGPNYYMSEAAAAALAPASATDRGTHLGGFKPAVRCDVPAEAFLAFVDERS, encoded by the coding sequence GTGACAGTCGTCCTCTGCGGAGTCGGCGCCGACACCGGCAACGTCCGCCCGGTTCCGGGCGTCGACGCCGAGGGCCGCTTCGAGTACGTCCCAATCCCGGAGAAGGGTGCGACGGCCGAGACGGCCACGTACGGCTCGCTCGACTGTCGTCACGGGGAAGGGACGCTCGCGGACCTGCTCGACGGGGTCCGGCCGGGCAGCGACGGCGAGTGGGTCACCGAGCCGGCGGCGATCCGGGACTGTTCGGTCCATCGCGACCCCAATTTCGAGGCGCTCACCTACGGCGAACACCGGCCGGGCTACGTGGCGAAGCTACGCGAACTGGACCCTGGCGACGTCGTCGCGTTCTACGGCGGCTTCCCGGGCCCCGACAGCGAGTACAAACACCGGTACCTGTTCGGCTACTTCACGGTCGCCGAGCCGCCGGTGGTGCTCGACCCGGAGACGGACCGGGCGGATGTGGAGGCCACCCTGGCCGAGCACCCCGACAACGCCCACGCCAAGCGCTTCGCCCGCCACGGCGACCTGTACTACCACGACCCGGCGTTCACCGACCGACCGCGACCGGTCGTGATCGTCCCCGGCGAGGCGCCCGGCGGCGTCCTCGACCGGGCGATACGGCTGAGCGACCGGCGACGGGGGCCGAACTACTACATGAGCGAGGCGGCCGCAGCCGCGCTGGCGCCGGCGTCGGCGACCGACCGCGGGACCCACCTCGGCGGGTTCAAGCCGGCCGTCCGCTGTGACGTGCCCGCCGAGGCGTTCCTGGCGTTCGTCGACGAGCGGTCGTAG
- a CDS encoding 2,3,4,5-tetrahydropyridine-2,6-dicarboxylate N-succinyltransferase, with translation MSLQADIEDLWTRKQDGLTAADATDDHLATLDDFLAALEAGEVCAAEKSGDEWEANEWVKQGILLNFGLRETEAREYGDVAYHDVLPLRETADLAERGTRNTPDGTVIRRGAYVGSDAILMSPAFVNIGAHVGDGTLVDSCDTVGSCAQIGDNVKLGANTLIGGVLEPVEDAPVIVEDGVSLGAGCRVTSGFVVGENSIVGENTLLTPRIPVYDLVEEEVLYGELPPERRAFTRFVESSVSDHDLIDGGAYKPAVVATSVEEETLEATEREDALRE, from the coding sequence ATGAGTCTACAAGCCGACATCGAGGACCTCTGGACCAGAAAGCAGGACGGGCTGACCGCCGCCGACGCGACCGACGACCACCTCGCGACCCTCGACGACTTCCTCGCCGCGCTCGAAGCCGGCGAGGTCTGTGCCGCCGAGAAGTCCGGCGACGAGTGGGAGGCCAACGAGTGGGTCAAGCAGGGTATCCTCCTCAACTTCGGCCTCCGGGAGACGGAAGCGCGAGAGTACGGCGACGTGGCCTATCACGACGTGCTCCCGCTTCGGGAGACCGCCGACCTGGCCGAGCGCGGCACGCGCAACACGCCCGACGGCACGGTCATCCGCCGGGGCGCCTACGTCGGCAGCGACGCCATCCTGATGTCGCCGGCGTTCGTCAACATCGGCGCCCACGTGGGCGACGGCACGCTCGTCGACTCCTGCGACACCGTCGGTTCCTGCGCGCAGATCGGCGACAACGTCAAACTGGGCGCGAACACGCTCATCGGCGGCGTCCTCGAACCGGTCGAGGACGCGCCGGTCATCGTCGAGGACGGCGTCTCGCTGGGCGCGGGCTGTCGGGTCACCTCCGGGTTCGTCGTCGGCGAGAACTCTATCGTCGGCGAGAACACCCTGCTCACGCCGCGCATCCCCGTCTACGACCTCGTCGAGGAGGAGGTTCTCTACGGCGAACTCCCGCCGGAACGGCGCGCCTTTACCCGGTTCGTCGAATCCTCCGTGTCGGACCACGACCTCATCGACGGCGGCGCCTACAAACCCGCCGTCGTCGCCACGAGCGTCGAGGAGGAGACCTTAGAGGCGACCGAACGCGAGGACGCGCTGCGGGAGTGA
- the dapB gene encoding 4-hydroxy-tetrahydrodipicolinate reductase gives MTTAIAVNGAAGRMGRTVIETAAERDGVEVVVGFHATDAGEIGGVPVVGSGEAADALAEYEVDAVVDFSVPEAALSVADACVEAEVPLVVGTTGFDGDSFDALEAASDEIPLLKATNFSRGIQVLLRTVREAVGALDGYDLELMETHHNEKVDAPSGTANTILETIQEERDVEPVYGREGHAPRDDDEIGVFARRAGDVRGEHELVLAGNDEVLNLSHRAEDRGVFAAGALDAAVWLADRGDGWHEFDEVIDAE, from the coding sequence ATGACGACGGCAATCGCGGTCAACGGTGCCGCCGGACGCATGGGTCGAACGGTGATCGAGACGGCCGCCGAGCGCGACGGCGTCGAGGTCGTCGTCGGCTTCCACGCGACCGACGCCGGCGAGATCGGTGGCGTCCCGGTCGTCGGCAGTGGCGAAGCGGCCGATGCGCTGGCGGAGTACGAGGTCGACGCTGTCGTCGACTTCTCCGTCCCCGAGGCGGCCCTGTCGGTCGCCGACGCCTGCGTCGAGGCCGAAGTCCCCCTGGTCGTCGGGACCACCGGCTTCGACGGCGACAGCTTCGACGCGCTCGAAGCGGCCAGCGACGAGATCCCACTGCTCAAGGCCACCAACTTCTCGCGGGGCATCCAGGTGCTGCTGCGCACCGTCCGGGAGGCCGTCGGCGCGCTCGACGGCTACGACCTGGAACTGATGGAGACCCATCACAACGAGAAGGTCGACGCCCCTTCGGGCACCGCCAACACGATCCTCGAGACGATCCAGGAGGAGCGCGACGTGGAACCCGTCTACGGTCGTGAGGGGCACGCCCCGCGCGACGACGACGAGATCGGCGTGTTCGCGCGGCGCGCCGGCGATGTCCGCGGCGAACACGAGCTCGTCCTCGCCGGCAACGACGAGGTGCTGAACCTCTCCCACCGCGCGGAGGACCGCGGGGTGTTCGCGGCGGGCGCCCTCGACGCCGCGGTCTGGCTCGCCGACCGCGGCGACGGTTGGCACGAGTTCGACGAAGTGATCGACGCCGAGTGA